One genomic window of Actinomycetota bacterium includes the following:
- the gap gene encoding type I glyceraldehyde-3-phosphate dehydrogenase — MTVKVGINGFGRIGRNFFRALLDSSAEIEIVGINDLTDTKTLAHLLKYDSVLGRIGVSVVAGDGEITVDGKSIPIFSERDPADLPWAKVGAEIVIESTGFFTDAESAGKHLAAGAKKVIISAPAKGEDITIVMGVNDDKYDPAAHNIISNASCTTNCLAPMAKVLDDAFGIERGMMTTIHAYTNDQKILDFPHSDLRRARAASLNMIPTSTGAAKAIGLVMPHLLGKLDGYSMRVPVPTGSATDLTVELKKPATREEINAAMKAAADGPLKGILEYTEDPIVSTDIVNDPASCVFDSLLTNVNGNMVKVLGWYDNEWGYSNRLIDLTALVGSKL, encoded by the coding sequence GTGACAGTCAAGGTTGGCATCAATGGCTTTGGCCGCATCGGCCGAAATTTCTTCCGCGCTCTTCTGGACAGCAGTGCTGAGATCGAGATCGTGGGCATCAACGATCTCACCGACACAAAGACACTGGCTCATCTGCTGAAGTACGACAGCGTGCTCGGGCGAATTGGCGTGTCAGTTGTCGCCGGAGATGGCGAAATCACCGTTGACGGAAAGTCGATTCCGATCTTCAGCGAGCGCGATCCAGCTGACCTGCCTTGGGCAAAGGTCGGCGCGGAGATCGTGATCGAATCCACTGGATTCTTCACTGATGCCGAATCAGCTGGCAAGCACCTCGCCGCTGGCGCCAAGAAGGTCATTATTTCTGCGCCAGCCAAGGGTGAGGACATCACCATCGTCATGGGCGTAAACGACGATAAGTACGACCCGGCAGCGCACAACATCATCTCCAATGCTTCGTGCACGACAAACTGTTTGGCACCCATGGCCAAGGTGCTCGACGATGCCTTCGGCATAGAGCGCGGCATGATGACCACGATTCACGCATACACCAACGATCAGAAGATTCTCGACTTCCCGCACAGCGATCTGCGTCGTGCGCGTGCAGCTTCATTGAACATGATTCCGACCAGCACTGGCGCTGCTAAGGCCATCGGATTGGTAATGCCGCATCTGCTGGGCAAGCTCGATGGATACTCGATGCGTGTGCCAGTCCCAACGGGCTCAGCCACAGACCTCACTGTTGAGTTGAAGAAGCCGGCCACTCGCGAAGAGATCAATGCGGCCATGAAGGCTGCCGCCGATGGCCCCTTGAAGGGCATCTTGGAGTACACCGAGGATCCAATCGTCTCCACAGACATCGTCAACGATCCCGCTTCCTGCGTCTTTGATTCATTGCTCACCAACGTCAACGGCAACATGGTCAAGGTGCTGGGTTGGTACGACAACGAGTGGGGCTACAGCAATCGACTGATCGACCTCACCGCACTCGTCGGTTCGAAGCTCTAG